One Pseudomonas brassicacearum genomic region harbors:
- a CDS encoding acyl-homoserine-lactone synthase, with translation MNYSPSTYQFSGVSTSVASYSQIPLNTLEQILSIRKLAFIDRKKWDIESYQGSAYEWDEYDDLDAIYIYAHINDRVTGCVRLRPSNKPTLMNGALSFILPTDQPRPCSRYCWEATRFALSTDSFTTGELTQANVDIRTAALFLSMIKFAQQQNIHLYEIVVDTMMEKILKRSGWTVDRRNIALGSKGEKIIYGTLPCSYATYEEVLSKNAINRTRIYNQSHQTCRSSGTLHKSLDIGQTLPNRNIPAKRPMHTELQL, from the coding sequence ATGAACTACTCACCCTCTACCTATCAATTTTCCGGCGTATCTACCAGCGTCGCAAGCTACTCGCAAATCCCACTCAACACCCTGGAACAAATATTATCCATTCGCAAACTAGCCTTCATCGACAGAAAAAAATGGGACATTGAAAGTTATCAAGGCAGCGCTTACGAGTGGGATGAATACGACGACCTCGACGCGATTTATATCTATGCCCATATCAACGACCGGGTGACCGGCTGTGTTCGACTGCGGCCCTCCAACAAACCGACACTTATGAATGGCGCCTTGAGTTTCATTCTTCCAACCGACCAACCCAGACCCTGTTCACGCTATTGCTGGGAAGCCACTAGATTCGCACTTTCGACTGACAGTTTCACCACGGGAGAACTCACTCAAGCTAATGTAGACATTCGCACAGCGGCACTTTTCCTGTCAATGATTAAGTTCGCCCAACAACAAAATATACACCTCTATGAAATTGTCGTTGACACCATGATGGAAAAAATTCTTAAACGTTCCGGATGGACCGTTGACAGACGCAATATCGCATTAGGCTCGAAGGGCGAAAAGATCATTTACGGAACACTGCCTTGCTCCTATGCAACTTATGAGGAGGTCCTTAGCAAGAACGCTATTAATAGAACCCGCATCTATAACCAATCCCACCAGACATGCCGTTCGTCAGGCACACTCCATAAATCCTTGGATATCGGCCAGACACTCCCTAATCGAAACATTCCAGCAAAGAGACCTATGCACACTGAGCTGCAGCTATAA
- a CDS encoding helix-turn-helix transcriptional regulator — MNLQRLFPHVGKVIASTGSRNFPRMLHDLILTEIPVDATHITEQRIGTSNISEPSTSSIGCVGMDNTCIDAIMDAHTAKPFFLADDIFFEDAAPQKVANFSRCLLPRERPDKALSYNTTTQLHLTTRKNGRRYVLSVYRSPFSKGFSPQEHALLKDFSCLLLPMVEEHVAALVPSESVRQDPCLPLDVSESGGMEALRQRFADRLLLSGLSLSSRETEVCVGLLAGRTAPELAEQLNLKVNTVESYLKRAAIKMGIGGRRSLIRWMHSMDATPTHVEWSGNSVIQQAV; from the coding sequence ATGAACCTACAACGATTATTCCCGCACGTTGGCAAAGTTATTGCCAGTACAGGCAGCCGCAATTTTCCTCGCATGCTGCACGACCTGATACTCACGGAAATACCCGTAGACGCAACGCATATTACCGAGCAAAGGATAGGCACAAGTAATATTTCTGAACCGAGCACCTCCAGTATAGGATGCGTCGGCATGGACAATACATGCATCGACGCCATCATGGACGCTCATACAGCAAAGCCTTTTTTCCTGGCCGACGATATTTTTTTTGAAGATGCTGCTCCACAAAAAGTAGCCAATTTCTCCCGATGTCTGCTCCCACGCGAGCGTCCGGATAAAGCGCTTTCCTACAACACAACCACCCAACTGCATCTGACCACCCGGAAAAATGGTCGTCGTTATGTACTGTCCGTATATCGATCACCTTTTTCCAAAGGATTTTCCCCGCAGGAACATGCACTGCTGAAAGACTTCTCCTGCCTTTTATTGCCCATGGTCGAGGAACACGTTGCCGCTCTGGTTCCGTCGGAATCCGTTCGGCAGGACCCTTGCCTGCCCTTGGATGTTTCGGAAAGCGGAGGCATGGAAGCGCTACGCCAAAGATTTGCCGATCGACTGCTGTTGTCAGGATTGAGTTTGTCTTCTCGCGAAACAGAAGTGTGCGTGGGTCTGCTGGCCGGGCGCACCGCACCTGAACTTGCCGAACAACTGAACCTGAAAGTCAACACAGTCGAAAGCTATCTGAAACGTGCCGCCATAAAAATGGGGATTGGCGGACGCCGTTCGCTTATCCGATGGATGCACTCGATGGATGCCACACCCACCCACGTCGAATGGAGCGGCAATAGCGTGATTCAACAAGCCGTATGA